The following are from one region of the Strix uralensis isolate ZFMK-TIS-50842 chromosome 4, bStrUra1, whole genome shotgun sequence genome:
- the COPS4 gene encoding COP9 signalosome complex subunit 4, with protein sequence MAAAVRQDLTQLMNSSGSHKDLAGKYRQILEKAIQLSGVEQLEALKAFVEAMVNENVSLVISRQLLTDFCTHLPSLPDSTAKEIYHFTLEKIQPRVISFEEQVASIRQHLASIYEKEEDWRNAAQVLVGIPLETGQKQYNVDYKLETYLKIARLYLEDDDPVQAEAYINRASLLQNESTNEQLQIHYKVCYARVLDYRRKFIEAAQRYNELSYKSIVHETERLEALKHALHCTILASAGQQRSRMLATLFKDERCQQLAAYGILEKMYLDRIIRGNQLQEFAAMLMPHQKATTADGSSILDRAVIEHNLLSASKLYNNITFEELGALLEIPAAKAEKIASQMITEGRMNGFIDQIDGIVHFETREALPTWDKQIQSLCFQVNNLLEKISQTAPEWTAQAMEAQMAQ encoded by the exons ATGGCGGCCGCGGTGAGGCAGGACCTGACGCAGCTGATGAACTCCAGCGGCTCTCACAAGGACCTGGCGGGCAA ATATCGTCAAATATTGGAAAAAGCCATTCAGCTGTCGGGTGTAGAACAACTTGAAGCTTTGAAAGCTTTTGTAGAAGCAA TGGTGAATGAGAATGTCAGTCTAGTGATCTCACGTCAGCTACTGACAGATTTCTGTACCCATCTTCCAAGTCTTCCTGACAGCACAGCCAAAGAAATTTACCACTTCACCTTGGAAAAGATACAACCTAGAGTTATTTCATTTGAAGAGCAG GTTGCTTCGATAAGGCAACATCTTGCATCAATCTATGAGAAAGAAGAAGACTGGAGAAATGCAGCACAAGTACTGGTGGGGATCCCTTTGGAAACGGGGCAAAA GCAATACAATGTAGATTATAAACTGGAGACCTACCTGAAAATTGCCAGGCTGTATCTGGAGGATGATGACCCAGTTCAAGCAGAAGCTTATATTAATCGAGCTTCCCTGCTTCAGAATGAATCAACTAATGAACAGCTGCAAATCCATTACAAG GTTTGCTATGCTCGAGTTCTTGATTACAGAAGAAAGTTCATTGAGGCTGCCCAAAGATACAACGAGCTCTCCTATAAGAGCATAGTCCATGAAACTGAGCGATTGGAGGCGCTGAAGCATGCTTTGCATTGTACTATTTTGGCATCAGCAG GGCAACAGCGTTCTCGCATGCTTGCTACACTCTTCAAAGATGAGAGATGCCAGCAGCTTGCAGCCTATGGGATCTTGGAGAAAATGTATCTCGACAGAATTATCCGTGGAAATCAACTGCAAGAGTTTGCAGCTATGCTGATGCCTCACCAGAAAGCAACTACAGCCGACG GTTCAAGTATCCTGGACAGAGCTGTTATTGAACACAACTTACTATCTGCAAGCAAACTTTACAACAACATTACTTTTGAAGAGCTTGGAGCATTACTAGAGATCCCTGCAGCTAAG GCAGAAAAGATAGCTTCTCAGATGATAACTGAGGGTCGCATGAATGGATTCATTGATCAGATTGACGGAATTGTTCATTTTGAGA CTCGTGAAGCTTTGCCAACTTGGGACAAGCAGATTCAGTCGCTGTGTTTCCAGGTTAACAACCTGCTGGAGAAGATAAGTCAGACAGCCCCAGAATGGACAGCGCAGGCCATGGAGGCCCAGATGGCTCAGTGA